Proteins found in one Sorghum bicolor cultivar BTx623 chromosome 1, Sorghum_bicolor_NCBIv3, whole genome shotgun sequence genomic segment:
- the LOC8056889 gene encoding replication protein A 70 kDa DNA-binding subunit B, whose protein sequence is MDAANSVTPGAVSHILAHPSTGSDGAVPDLVVQVLDLKSIGTGSRFSFMATDGKDKIKAMFPTSFASEVRSGNLKNLGLIRILDYTCNAVNGNNGKVLIVIKCELVCQALDAEINGEAKKEEPPIVLKPKDEGVVVAEQANAPPVAIKPKQELKSASQIVNEQRGNAAPAARLSMTRRVHPLITLNPYQGNWVIKVRVTSKGNLRTYRNARGEGCVFNVELTDEDGTQIQATMFNEAAKKFYPIFELGKVYYVSKGSLRIANKQFKTVQNDYEMSLNENAIVEEAEGETFIPQVQYNFVKIDHLGTYVGGRELVDIIGVVQSVSPTLSVRRKIDNETIPKRDIVVADDSGKTVSISLWNDLATTTGQELLDMVDSSPVVAIKSLKVSDFQGVSLSTIGRSTLAINPDLPEAQNVKSWYDSEGKDTSLAPIGAEMGAARAGGLKSMYSDRVFLSHITSDPAMGQEKPVFFSLNAIISHIKPDQNMWYRACKTCNKKVTEAFGSGYWCEGCQKNDSECSLRYIMVLKISDPTGEAWVSVFNEHAEKIIGCSADELDRIRKEEGDDSYILKLKEATWVPHLFRVSVTQHEYMNEKRQRITVRSEAPVDYAAESKYLLEEIAKLTAC, encoded by the exons ATGGACGCTGCCAACTCGGTAACGCCGGGCGCCGTGTCGCACATCCTGGCGCACCCGTCGACGGGCTCCGACGGCGCCGTGCCGGATCTCGTCGTCCAGGTCCTCGACCTCAAGTCCATCGGCACGGGCAGCCGGTTCAG TTTCATGGCAACCGACGGGAAGGATAAGATCAAGGCGATGTTCCCCACCAGCTTCGCGTCGGAGGTCCGCTCCGGCAATCTGAAGAACCTCGGCCTCATCCGCATCCTCGACTACACTTGCAACGCCGTCAACGGCAACAATGGCAA AGTCTTGATTGTCATCAAATGCGAGCTTGTGTGCCAAGCGCTCGACGCCGAGATCAACGGCGAGGCCAAGAAAGAGGAGCCTCCAATTGTGCTGAAGCCTAAGGACGAAGGCGTGGTCGTGGCTGAGCAGGCAAATGCTCCCCCAGTCGCGATTAAGCCCAAGCAGGAGTTGAAGTCCGCGTCCCAGATCGTGAACGAGCAGCGTGGAAA tgctgctcctgctgcgcGCCTTTCCATGACAAGGAGGGTCCATCCTTTGATCACTCTGAACCCCTACCAGGGTAACTGGGTCATTAAGGTGCGGGTCACGAGCAAAGGCAACCTGAGAACCTACAGGAATGCTCGTGGAGAAGGCTGTGTCTTCAATGTAGAGCTCACTGATGAGGAT GGCACCCAGATCCAGGCCACCATGTTCAATGAGGCTGCAAAGAAGTTCTATCCAATTTTTGAGCTGGGAAAGGTCTATTATGTCTCAAAAGGATCTCTTAGAATTGCCAACAAGCAGTTCAAGACTGTTCAAAATGACTATGAGATGTCACTAAACGAGAATGCTATTGTTGAAGAAGCAGAGGGGGAAACTTTCATTCCGCAAGTGCAATACAACTTTGTCAAGATTGATCATCTAGGAACATATGTTGGTGGCAGGGAACTTGTTG ATATTATCGGTGTGGTTCAGAGTGTATCTCCCACACTCAGCGTTAGGAGAAAGATTGACAATGAGACAATACCAAAGCGTGACATTGTTGTAGCAGATGACTC tggcaaaactgtTAGTATTTCTCTCTGGAATGATCTTGCTACTACTACTGGCCAAGAGCTTTTGGACATGGTTGACAGTTCTCCTGTTGTTGCGATAAAGAGCCTAAAAGTATCTGATTTCCAAG GCGTGTCACTTTCAACTATAGGCAGAAGCACTCTTGCTATTAATCCAGACCTGCCTGAGGCTCAGAATGTTAAATCATG GTATGACTCTGAAGGCAAAGATACTTCACTAGCACCAATTGGTGCAGAAATGGGTGCTGCACGGGCTGGTGGCCTGAAGTCCATGTATTCTGATAGAGTTTTTCTGTCTCACATCACCAGTGATCCTGCTATGGGCCAGGAAAAG CCTGTTTTCTTCAGTTTAAATGCCATCATAAGCCACATCAAGCCTGACCAGAATATGTGGTACCGTGCTTGCAAGACCTGCAACAAGAAGGTGACTGAAGCTTTTGGATCTGGATACTGGTGTGAGGGATGCCAAAAGAACGACTCTGAATGCTCACTGAG ATACATAATGGTCCTCAAGATCTCTGATCCCACTGGTGAGGCATGGGTGTCCGTGTTCAACGAGCATGCTGAGAAGATCATTGGCTGCAGCGCTGACGAGCTTGATCGGATCAGGAAAGAG GAGGGCGATGACAGTTACATTCTCAAGCTCAAGGAAGCCACCTGGGTTCCTCACCTTTTCCGCGTCAGCGTCACGCAG
- the LOC8085307 gene encoding naringenin 7-O-methyltransferase, translating into MACTTAASLQHDKANDDEACMYAQELLFSFIVPMTLKAVIELGLIDYLLAADGRSVTPEELAAEWPQSAEAAAAVDRMMRLLASHSVVRCTTEVGPDGKARRSYAAAPVCKWLATRNAGGQGSLAPMGLMNLNKAFMETWYFMKEAVTEGATPTEKAYGMPLFEHLGSDEASNTLFNQAMAGHSEMIIKKLLEVYRGFEGVDVLVDVGGGTGSTLRMVTAQYKHLRGVNYDLPHVIAQAPPVQGVEHVGGSMFEYIPSGNAILLKWILHLWRDDECVKILKNCHRALPANGKVIVVEYVLPASPEPTQVAQVSLLLDVAMLNRLRGAKERTEQEFAQLAAEAGFSGGCRATYVFASAWALEFTK; encoded by the exons ATGGCCTGCACTACGGCAGCATCCCTGCAGCATGACAAGGCCAACGACGACGAGGCGTGCATGTACGCCCAGGAGCTCCTGTTCAGCTTCATCGTGCCCATGACACTCAAGGCGGTCATCGAGCTCGGCCTCATCGACTACCTCCTCGCCGCCGACGGCCGCTCTGTGACCCCGGAGGAGCTGGCGGCGGAGTGGCCGCAGTCAGCCGAGGCGGCCGCCGCGGTGGACCGCATGATGCGGCTCCTCGCGTCGCACAGCGTCGTCAGGTGCACGACGGAGGTGGGGCCGGATGGGAAGGCCCGCCGGAGCTATGCCGCGGCGCCGGTGTGCAAGTGGCTCGCCACTCGGAACGCCGGCGGACAGGGCTCCTTGGCTCCTATGGGGCTGATGAACCTAAACAAGGCGTTCATGGAAACCTG GTACTTTATGAAGGAGGCCGTGACGGAGGGAGCGACACCGACCGAGAAGGCCTACGGCATGCCGCTGTTCGAGCACCTGGGGTCGGACGAGGCGTCCAACACGCTCTTCAACCAGGCAATGGCCGGCCACTCGGAGATGATAATCAAGAAGCTGCTCGAGGTTTACCGCGGCTTCGAAGGCGTCGACGTGCtcgtcgacgtcggcggcggcaccGGCTCCACGCTGCGCATGGTCACCGCCCAGTATAAGCATCTGAGAGGCGTCAACTACGACCTCCCCCACGTCATCGCGCAGGCGCCGCCGGTGCAAG GTGTGGAACATGTAGGTGGCAGCATGTTTGAGTACATTCCGAGCGGAAATGCAATTCTGTTGAAG TGGATTCTCCACCTGTGGCGCGACGATGAGTGCGTGAAGATCCTCAAGAACTGCCACCGGGCGCTCCCGGcgaacgggaaggtgatcgTGGTGGAGTACGTGCTGCCGGCGAGTCCGGAGCCGACGCAGGTTGCGCAGGTCTCGTTGCTCCTGGACGTGGCGATGCTGAACCGCCTCAGGGGCGCCAAGGAGCGGACGGAGCAGGAGTTCGCCCAGCTGGCCGCGGAGGCCGGCTTCTCCGGCGGGTGCAGGGCCACCTACGTCTTCGCCTCCGCCTGGGCGCTCGAGTTCACCAAGTAG
- the LOC8056890 gene encoding probable inactive purple acid phosphatase 1 isoform X2: MLSLPRTAAAVTVYALLALIASAGAAAAGGGVQPLSRIAIHRATAAPQPGAFVDASPALLGLEGEDREWVTVTYSNPRPSKDDWIGVFSPANFNDSICPQENEWVESPLLCTAPIKFQFANYTNRDYGNTGKGSLKLQLINQREGFSFALFSGGLSNPKLIAHSKSVTFINPKAPVFPRLAQGKSWNEMTVTWTSGYGTNEATPFVRWGIQGQIQILSPAGTLTFSRETMCGPPARTVGWRDPGFIHTSFLKELWPNLLYTYQVGHHIFNGSIVWGHQYSFKAPPYPGEDSLQRVVIFGDMGKAEVDGSNEFNGFEPASLNTTNQLIKDLKNIDVVFHIGDIAYANGYLSQWDQFTAQVEPIASTVPYMVASGNHERDWPGSGSFYGNLDSGGECGVPAQNMFYVPAENREQFWYSMDYGMFRFCISNTELDWRAGTEQYRFIEHCLSSVDRQKQPWLIFLAHRVLGYSSATFYADEGTTEEPMGRESLQSLWQKHKVDIAMYGHVHGYERTCPVYENACVAKGSNLYTGAFTATTHVVVGGGGASLADYTAVRARWSHVRDRDFGFAKLTAFNHTTLLFEYKKSRDGSVHDHFTVSRDYRDVLACGVDNCPSTTLAS, translated from the exons ATGCTGTCATTGCccagaacggcggcggcggtgacggTGTATGCGCTGCTCGCTCTTAtcgccagcgccggcgccgccgctgcgGGAGGTGGCGTGCAGCCGCTGTCGAGGATCGCCATCCACCGCGCCACCGCTGCGCCCCAGCCGGGTGCCTTCGTCGACGCGTCGCCGGCCCTTCTCGGCCTGGAG GGGGAGGACAGAGAATGGGTGACCGTCACATATAGTAACCCCAGGCCTTCGAAGGATGACTGGATTGGAGTCTTCTCTCCTGCTAATTTCAA TGATTCCATTTGTCCACAAGAGAACGAATGGGTGGAGTCCCCTCTTTTATGCACAGCTCCTATCAAG TTCCAATTTGCAAACTACACGAATCGTGATTATGGAAACACTGGAAAGGGATCCTTGAAGCTTCAGCTGATAAATCAGAGAGAGGGTTTCTCATTTGCATTGTTCTCTGGAGGCCTGTCGAAT CCAAAGCTCATCGCCCACTCAAAGAGTGTTACTTTCATCAACCCAAAGGCTCCGGTGTTCCCACGCTTAGCACAAGGAAAATCTTGGAATGAA ATGACAGTTACATGGACAAGTGGGTATGGTACAAATGAGGCTACACCATTTGTCAGATGGGGCATACAAGGGCAAATCCAAATCCTTTCTCCTGCAGGCACCCTTACTTTCAGTCGCGAGACCATGTGTG GTCCTCCTGCAAGGACAGTTGGTTGGCGTGATCCTGGTTTCATACACACAAGTTTTCTCAAGGAATTATGGCCCAATCTCTT GTACACATACCAAGTTGGTCATCACATTTTTAATGGCTCTATAGTTTGGGGACATCAGTATAGCTTCAAAGCACCTCCTTATCCTGGGGAAGACTCTTTGCAACGTGTTGTAATTTTTGGGGATATGGGCAAG GCTGAGGTTGATGGTTCAAATGAGTTCAATGGCTTTGAGCCTGCTTCACTTAACACAACGAACCAGCTAATTAAAGACTTGAAGAATATTGATGTGGTTTTCCATATTGGAGACATCGCATATGCCAATGGCTATCTGTCACAATGGGATCAATTCACTGCACAGGTTGAGCCCATTGCTTCTACTGTGCCTTACATGGTTGCGAG TGGTAACCACGAAAGGGATTGGCCTGGATCAGGATCTTTCTACGGAAATCTTGACTCAGGTGGTGAATGTGGGGTACCAGCTCAGAATATGTTCTACGTGCCAGCAGAAAACCGCGAGCAGTTCTG GTACTCAATGGACTACGGGATGTTCCGTTTCTGCATATCCAATACCGAGTTGGACTGGAGGGCAGGCACGGAGCAGTACAGGTTCATCGAGCACTGCCTGTCGTCTGTTGATCGGCAGAAACAGCCATGGCTCATCTTCCTCGCGCACCGTGTTCTGGGTTACTCGTCTGCCACCTTCTACGCCGACGAAGGAACAACCGAGGAGCCCATGGGACGCGAGAGCCTTCAGTCACTCTGGCAGAAGCACAAGGTCGACATCGCTATGTATGGCCACGTCCACGGCTACGAGCGGACCTGCCCAGTATACGAG AACGCGTGTGTCGCCAAGGGGTCTAACCTCTACACCGGCGCTTTCACGGCGACGACGCACGTCgtggtgggcggcggcggcgccagccTCGCCGACTACACAGCCGTGCGGGCGCGGTGGAGCCACGTGCGGGACCGCGACTTTGGGTTCGCGAAGCTGACGGCGTTCAACCACACGACGCTGCTGTTTGAGTACAAGAAGAGCCGGGACGGCAGCGTGCACGACCACTTCACCGTCTCCCGCGACTACCGCGACGTCCTGGCCTGCGGCGTCGACAACTGCCCGAGCACCACCCTGGCGTCGTGA
- the LOC8056890 gene encoding probable inactive purple acid phosphatase 1 isoform X1 — protein MVYRKREEFVCWLQPSTMLSLPRTAAAVTVYALLALIASAGAAAAGGGVQPLSRIAIHRATAAPQPGAFVDASPALLGLEGEDREWVTVTYSNPRPSKDDWIGVFSPANFNDSICPQENEWVESPLLCTAPIKFQFANYTNRDYGNTGKGSLKLQLINQREGFSFALFSGGLSNPKLIAHSKSVTFINPKAPVFPRLAQGKSWNEMTVTWTSGYGTNEATPFVRWGIQGQIQILSPAGTLTFSRETMCGPPARTVGWRDPGFIHTSFLKELWPNLLYTYQVGHHIFNGSIVWGHQYSFKAPPYPGEDSLQRVVIFGDMGKAEVDGSNEFNGFEPASLNTTNQLIKDLKNIDVVFHIGDIAYANGYLSQWDQFTAQVEPIASTVPYMVASGNHERDWPGSGSFYGNLDSGGECGVPAQNMFYVPAENREQFWYSMDYGMFRFCISNTELDWRAGTEQYRFIEHCLSSVDRQKQPWLIFLAHRVLGYSSATFYADEGTTEEPMGRESLQSLWQKHKVDIAMYGHVHGYERTCPVYENACVAKGSNLYTGAFTATTHVVVGGGGASLADYTAVRARWSHVRDRDFGFAKLTAFNHTTLLFEYKKSRDGSVHDHFTVSRDYRDVLACGVDNCPSTTLAS, from the exons ATGGTATACAGAAAGCGAGAAGAGTTCGTCTGCTGGTTGCAACCGAGCACGATGCTGTCATTGCccagaacggcggcggcggtgacggTGTATGCGCTGCTCGCTCTTAtcgccagcgccggcgccgccgctgcgGGAGGTGGCGTGCAGCCGCTGTCGAGGATCGCCATCCACCGCGCCACCGCTGCGCCCCAGCCGGGTGCCTTCGTCGACGCGTCGCCGGCCCTTCTCGGCCTGGAG GGGGAGGACAGAGAATGGGTGACCGTCACATATAGTAACCCCAGGCCTTCGAAGGATGACTGGATTGGAGTCTTCTCTCCTGCTAATTTCAA TGATTCCATTTGTCCACAAGAGAACGAATGGGTGGAGTCCCCTCTTTTATGCACAGCTCCTATCAAG TTCCAATTTGCAAACTACACGAATCGTGATTATGGAAACACTGGAAAGGGATCCTTGAAGCTTCAGCTGATAAATCAGAGAGAGGGTTTCTCATTTGCATTGTTCTCTGGAGGCCTGTCGAAT CCAAAGCTCATCGCCCACTCAAAGAGTGTTACTTTCATCAACCCAAAGGCTCCGGTGTTCCCACGCTTAGCACAAGGAAAATCTTGGAATGAA ATGACAGTTACATGGACAAGTGGGTATGGTACAAATGAGGCTACACCATTTGTCAGATGGGGCATACAAGGGCAAATCCAAATCCTTTCTCCTGCAGGCACCCTTACTTTCAGTCGCGAGACCATGTGTG GTCCTCCTGCAAGGACAGTTGGTTGGCGTGATCCTGGTTTCATACACACAAGTTTTCTCAAGGAATTATGGCCCAATCTCTT GTACACATACCAAGTTGGTCATCACATTTTTAATGGCTCTATAGTTTGGGGACATCAGTATAGCTTCAAAGCACCTCCTTATCCTGGGGAAGACTCTTTGCAACGTGTTGTAATTTTTGGGGATATGGGCAAG GCTGAGGTTGATGGTTCAAATGAGTTCAATGGCTTTGAGCCTGCTTCACTTAACACAACGAACCAGCTAATTAAAGACTTGAAGAATATTGATGTGGTTTTCCATATTGGAGACATCGCATATGCCAATGGCTATCTGTCACAATGGGATCAATTCACTGCACAGGTTGAGCCCATTGCTTCTACTGTGCCTTACATGGTTGCGAG TGGTAACCACGAAAGGGATTGGCCTGGATCAGGATCTTTCTACGGAAATCTTGACTCAGGTGGTGAATGTGGGGTACCAGCTCAGAATATGTTCTACGTGCCAGCAGAAAACCGCGAGCAGTTCTG GTACTCAATGGACTACGGGATGTTCCGTTTCTGCATATCCAATACCGAGTTGGACTGGAGGGCAGGCACGGAGCAGTACAGGTTCATCGAGCACTGCCTGTCGTCTGTTGATCGGCAGAAACAGCCATGGCTCATCTTCCTCGCGCACCGTGTTCTGGGTTACTCGTCTGCCACCTTCTACGCCGACGAAGGAACAACCGAGGAGCCCATGGGACGCGAGAGCCTTCAGTCACTCTGGCAGAAGCACAAGGTCGACATCGCTATGTATGGCCACGTCCACGGCTACGAGCGGACCTGCCCAGTATACGAG AACGCGTGTGTCGCCAAGGGGTCTAACCTCTACACCGGCGCTTTCACGGCGACGACGCACGTCgtggtgggcggcggcggcgccagccTCGCCGACTACACAGCCGTGCGGGCGCGGTGGAGCCACGTGCGGGACCGCGACTTTGGGTTCGCGAAGCTGACGGCGTTCAACCACACGACGCTGCTGTTTGAGTACAAGAAGAGCCGGGACGGCAGCGTGCACGACCACTTCACCGTCTCCCGCGACTACCGCGACGTCCTGGCCTGCGGCGTCGACAACTGCCCGAGCACCACCCTGGCGTCGTGA